A genomic segment from Amycolatopsis camponoti encodes:
- a CDS encoding MBL fold metallo-hydrolase has translation MKVHHLNCGSMRPAGGKLLDGEPGLLRRAELVAHCLLIETGDSLVLVDTGFGSQAVARPGEWLGRPFMAMVVARLEAAETAVAQIKALDLDPADVRHIVATHLDVDHAGGLADFPNAVVHVRSEEHRAATAPSNAAEKNRYRAVQFAHRPLWSTYDERGEPWFGFEAVRSLKGLPEEILLVPLTGHTRGHTGVAVDTGDGWLLHAGDAYFFHGQLDPVAPHCPPGMTAFQNLVQTERKARLENLERLHELAREHPDEVTVFSAHSPVELAALRR, from the coding sequence ATGAAAGTGCACCACCTGAACTGCGGATCGATGCGCCCGGCGGGCGGCAAGCTGCTCGACGGCGAGCCCGGCCTGCTGCGGCGGGCGGAGCTGGTCGCGCACTGCCTGCTGATCGAGACCGGCGACAGCCTGGTGCTGGTCGACACCGGGTTCGGCAGCCAGGCCGTGGCCCGCCCCGGCGAGTGGCTGGGCCGGCCGTTCATGGCGATGGTCGTTGCCCGGCTCGAAGCCGCCGAGACGGCGGTCGCGCAGATCAAGGCGCTGGACCTCGACCCCGCCGACGTCCGGCACATCGTCGCGACGCACCTCGACGTCGACCACGCGGGCGGGCTGGCCGACTTCCCGAACGCCGTCGTGCACGTCCGTTCCGAGGAGCACCGGGCCGCGACGGCGCCGTCGAACGCGGCCGAGAAGAACCGCTACCGGGCCGTGCAGTTCGCGCACCGCCCGCTGTGGAGCACCTACGACGAGCGGGGCGAGCCGTGGTTCGGCTTCGAGGCGGTCCGGTCGCTCAAGGGCCTGCCCGAGGAGATCCTGCTGGTCCCGCTCACGGGCCACACGCGCGGCCACACCGGCGTCGCGGTCGACACGGGCGACGGCTGGCTCCTGCACGCCGGCGACGCGTACTTCTTCCACGGGCAGCTGGACCCCGTCGCGCCGCACTGCCCACCGGGCATGACGGCGTTCCAGAACCTCGTCCAGACCGAGCGCAAGGCTCGCCTGGAGAACCTCGAGCGGCTGCACGAACTGGCCCGCGAGCACCCGGACGAGGTCACGGTGTTCTCCGCGCACAGCCCGGTCGAGCTGGCCGCGCTGCGTCGCTGA
- a CDS encoding MBL fold metallo-hydrolase, giving the protein MRVHHLNCGTMRPLGGRLIDGRPGLFRRATMVCHCLLLETGTGLVLVETGMGTPAAVDRNAWLGKGFVRQSNPVEDPAQTAVAQIRALGFDPADVRDIVLTHLDLDHAGGLIDFPWARVHVYAEELRAFQEPRDAAERGRYRTIQFAHGPQWTSYADNGERWFGFDAVRQLDGLPPEILLIPLSGHTRGHAGVAVDTGDGWLLNAGDSFFFHGQVDATPHCPPGLRWFEGHMETVKGARLDNHRRLRQLVQEHGDEVTVFAAHDETAFVRLSSRSKV; this is encoded by the coding sequence ATGCGCGTCCACCACCTGAACTGCGGCACCATGCGCCCGCTCGGCGGCCGCCTGATCGACGGCCGGCCGGGCCTGTTCCGGCGCGCCACGATGGTCTGCCACTGCCTGCTGCTCGAAACCGGCACGGGTCTCGTGCTCGTCGAGACCGGCATGGGCACGCCGGCCGCCGTCGACCGGAACGCCTGGCTGGGCAAGGGTTTCGTCCGCCAGTCCAACCCGGTCGAAGACCCCGCGCAGACCGCGGTCGCCCAGATCCGCGCGCTCGGCTTCGACCCGGCCGACGTCCGCGACATCGTCCTGACCCACCTCGACCTCGACCACGCGGGCGGGCTCATCGACTTCCCGTGGGCCCGCGTGCACGTCTACGCCGAGGAGCTGCGGGCGTTCCAGGAGCCGCGTGACGCCGCCGAGCGCGGTCGTTACCGCACGATCCAGTTCGCGCATGGTCCACAGTGGACGTCCTATGCGGACAACGGTGAGCGGTGGTTCGGCTTCGACGCCGTCCGGCAGCTCGACGGCTTGCCGCCGGAGATCCTGCTCATCCCGCTCTCCGGGCACACGCGCGGCCACGCCGGGGTCGCCGTCGACACCGGCGACGGCTGGCTGCTCAACGCCGGCGACTCGTTCTTCTTCCACGGACAGGTCGACGCCACCCCGCACTGCCCGCCCGGCCTGAGGTGGTTCGAGGGCCACATGGAGACGGTCAAGGGCGCCCGGCTGGACAATCACCGCCGCCTGCGCCAGCTTGTTCAGGAGCACGGCGACGAGGTGACCGTCTTCGCCGCGCACGACGAGACCGCGTTCGTCCGGCTGAGTTCCAGGAGCAAAGTATGA
- a CDS encoding DUF3558 family protein: MRTLAVVLVAFAALTACSSGDEPSKTPPSSKPSSAPKPSSSADPAAAASLDPCKLLPAAAVSKALFLDNLQAVAGPVQDTTANGGKARSCEYQLNGKAAGALAVTRYEGREGKPAEMVASIKKAKPGAKDVAGFPDGAVYYVDEQKTATLASAELVAGTPVLVNYTGPAKMTPEQMAPLVKQALDAS, translated from the coding sequence ATGCGTACCCTCGCCGTCGTTTTGGTCGCTTTTGCCGCTTTGACTGCCTGCTCCTCGGGTGACGAACCGTCGAAGACGCCGCCTTCCTCGAAGCCGTCGTCCGCGCCCAAGCCGAGCTCGAGCGCCGACCCCGCCGCGGCGGCGTCGCTCGACCCGTGCAAGCTGCTGCCCGCGGCCGCAGTGTCGAAGGCGCTGTTCCTGGACAACCTCCAGGCGGTGGCCGGCCCGGTCCAGGACACCACGGCCAACGGCGGCAAGGCCCGCAGCTGCGAGTACCAGCTGAACGGCAAGGCCGCGGGCGCGCTCGCGGTGACCCGCTACGAAGGCCGCGAGGGCAAGCCGGCCGAGATGGTGGCCTCGATCAAGAAGGCGAAGCCGGGCGCGAAGGACGTCGCCGGTTTCCCGGACGGCGCCGTCTACTACGTCGACGAGCAGAAGACGGCCACCCTCGCCTCGGCCGAGCTGGTCGCGGGCACGCCGGTGCTGGTCAACTACACCGGTCCCGCGAAGATGACGCCGGAGCAGATGGCGCCGCTGGTCAAGCAGGCCCTCGACGCCAGCTGA